In one window of Photorhabdus laumondii subsp. laumondii DNA:
- the ushA gene encoding bifunctional UDP-sugar hydrolase/5'-nucleotidase UshA, producing the protein MKLSFKTSACALVVSIALLPAIANAWEKDKTYDITILHTNDHHGHFWHNDYGEYGLAAQKTVVDEIRQEVVKKGGSVLLLSGGDINTGVPESDLQNAEPDFKGMNLVGYDAMALGNHEFDNPLSILRQQEKWATFPFLAANIYQTSTGKRLFKPYTIFDKQGVKIAVIGLTTDDTAKIGNPANFPDVEFRLPATEAKMVVEELKRDEKPDVIIAATHMGHYDNGNHGSNAPGDVEMARSLPAGYLDMIVGGHSQDPVCMSAENKNYKQIDYVPGTPCSPDRQNGTWIVQAHEWGKYVGRADFQFRNGELKLTHYQLIPINLKKKVQKEDGSTERTYYTHEIAQNPDMLKLLMPYQDKGDKQLGVKVGSVEGKLEGDRSKVRFVQTNMAHVVLSAMMERADADFAIMSGGGIRDSIESGDITYKDVLKVHPFANTLVYVDMKGNEVKQYLAAIANMKVDSGAYAQFVNVSLIADGKSVKEVKIGGNPLDPHKTYRMAMLDFNAIGGDGYPRVDNYPTYVNTGFVDAEVLKDYIEKHSPLKAADYEPKSEIIYQ; encoded by the coding sequence ATGAAACTCTCGTTCAAGACCTCAGCTTGTGCTTTGGTTGTATCTATAGCACTACTTCCAGCAATCGCAAATGCATGGGAGAAAGACAAAACCTATGACATTACCATTTTGCACACCAATGACCATCATGGTCATTTTTGGCATAACGATTATGGTGAGTATGGCTTAGCCGCGCAAAAAACGGTAGTTGATGAAATCCGTCAAGAGGTCGTGAAAAAAGGGGGGAGTGTGTTACTGCTTTCCGGCGGAGATATAAATACCGGTGTACCAGAATCTGATTTGCAAAATGCCGAGCCTGATTTTAAAGGTATGAATTTGGTGGGCTATGATGCAATGGCGTTGGGTAACCATGAGTTTGATAATCCTCTGTCAATACTGCGTCAACAGGAAAAATGGGCAACTTTTCCATTTCTGGCTGCCAATATTTACCAGACAAGCACCGGCAAACGTTTGTTCAAGCCTTATACCATTTTCGATAAGCAAGGTGTGAAAATTGCAGTTATTGGCCTGACGACTGATGATACGGCGAAAATCGGTAACCCGGCTAATTTTCCTGATGTTGAATTTCGTCTTCCTGCGACAGAAGCCAAAATGGTTGTTGAAGAATTAAAGAGAGATGAAAAGCCAGATGTGATTATTGCCGCAACCCATATGGGGCACTATGACAACGGTAATCATGGTTCTAATGCGCCGGGTGATGTTGAAATGGCTCGCAGTTTGCCTGCGGGCTATCTGGATATGATTGTCGGTGGTCATTCACAAGATCCGGTCTGTATGTCCGCGGAAAATAAAAATTATAAGCAGATTGATTATGTGCCAGGAACCCCATGTTCGCCAGATCGTCAGAACGGTACCTGGATTGTTCAGGCTCATGAGTGGGGTAAATATGTTGGTCGTGCTGACTTCCAGTTCCGTAATGGTGAATTGAAGTTGACTCACTATCAGTTGATCCCTATTAACCTCAAAAAGAAAGTGCAGAAGGAAGATGGTTCTACTGAACGTACTTACTACACTCATGAAATTGCACAAAACCCGGATATGTTAAAGTTGCTGATGCCTTATCAAGATAAAGGTGATAAACAGCTTGGTGTAAAAGTGGGGTCTGTTGAGGGTAAATTGGAAGGGGATCGCAGCAAAGTTCGTTTTGTTCAGACTAATATGGCTCATGTTGTTCTTTCTGCCATGATGGAACGCGCGGACGCTGATTTTGCGATTATGAGTGGTGGTGGTATTCGCGATTCGATTGAATCAGGTGATATCACTTATAAAGATGTGTTGAAAGTGCATCCATTTGCCAACACATTGGTTTACGTTGATATGAAAGGCAATGAAGTCAAACAATATCTGGCGGCGATTGCTAATATGAAAGTTGACTCTGGTGCTTATGCACAGTTTGTGAATGTTAGCCTGATTGCTGATGGTAAAAGTGTTAAAGAGGTAAAAATCGGTGGGAATCCATTAGATCCGCATAAAACTTACCGCATGGCAATGCTTGACTTTAATGCTATTGGTGGTGATGGCTATCCACGTGTTGATAATTATCCAACCTATGTCAACACCGGTTTTGTTGATGCAGAAGTTTTGAAAGACTATATCGAGAAGCATTCACCACTGAAAGCGGCTGATTATGAGCCAAAGAGTGAAATTATTTATCAATAA
- a CDS encoding MFS transporter, which translates to MSEQSNTTIVPSHPKKTRNTVFTILGAISVSHLLNDMIQSLILAIYPLLQLEFNLSFVQIGMITLTYQITASLLQPLVGLYTDKHPQPYSLPVGMSFTLSGLLLLAYANNFPLILLASALIGTGSSVFHPESSRVARMASGGRHGLAQSLFQVGGNFGSSLGPLLAALFIAPYGRGNVGWFSLAALLGIIVLLQISKWYNVQNYIKKNQAKTGPAIKVLSRKTVIGSLVILLILIFSKYFYLTSISSYYTFYLIHKFGISVQSAQFHLFIFLFAVAAGTIIGGPLGDRIGRKYVIWISILGVAPFTLALPYASLYWTSILSVIIGVVLASAFSAILVYAQELIPGKTGMVSGLFFGLAFGMGGIGAAVLGDIADRTSIELVYQICAFLPLLGIFTALLPNIEDKN; encoded by the coding sequence ATGAGCGAACAAAGTAATACCACCATAGTTCCATCTCACCCCAAAAAAACCAGGAATACCGTTTTTACTATTCTTGGGGCAATCAGTGTTTCACACTTATTGAACGATATGATCCAATCGCTGATTCTGGCGATTTATCCTTTACTACAATTAGAATTTAACCTAAGTTTTGTGCAAATCGGTATGATTACCCTGACCTATCAGATTACCGCCTCTTTATTACAACCACTGGTAGGTCTCTATACTGATAAACATCCACAGCCTTATTCATTACCTGTTGGAATGAGTTTCACCTTATCCGGTCTATTACTGCTGGCCTACGCCAACAATTTCCCGTTAATTCTATTAGCATCGGCATTAATCGGAACAGGTTCTTCAGTATTCCACCCGGAATCGTCGCGCGTAGCGCGTATGGCATCCGGTGGTCGCCACGGATTAGCTCAATCTCTTTTTCAAGTCGGCGGTAATTTTGGCAGCTCCCTTGGGCCTTTGCTAGCCGCTCTGTTTATTGCTCCCTATGGCAGAGGCAACGTTGGCTGGTTCTCTCTAGCCGCATTACTGGGTATCATTGTGCTGTTACAGATCAGTAAATGGTATAACGTTCAGAATTATATCAAGAAAAATCAAGCCAAAACTGGCCCAGCCATTAAAGTTTTATCAAGAAAAACCGTGATAGGTTCCTTGGTTATTTTGCTCATCTTAATATTTTCCAAATATTTTTATCTCACCAGTATCAGTAGCTATTATACTTTTTACTTAATACACAAATTTGGCATTTCCGTACAAAGCGCCCAGTTTCATCTGTTTATTTTTTTATTCGCAGTTGCAGCAGGAACCATTATTGGTGGACCGCTTGGTGACAGGATCGGCAGAAAGTATGTTATCTGGATATCTATCCTTGGAGTTGCACCTTTTACATTAGCTCTGCCTTACGCTTCTCTGTACTGGACAAGTATTCTATCAGTGATTATTGGTGTGGTTCTGGCATCTGCATTCTCTGCGATCCTGGTATACGCTCAGGAACTTATTCCAGGTAAAACCGGGATGGTATCCGGCCTGTTTTTCGGGCTGGCTTTTGGTATGGGAGGTATTGGCGCAGCGGTACTTGGTGATATTGCGGACAGAACAAGTATTGAACTGGTTTATCAGATTTGTGCTTTTCTGCCGTTACTTGGCATATTTACCGCTTTATTACCTAATATAGAAGATAAGAACTAG
- the ybaL gene encoding YbaL family putative K(+) efflux transporter: MEHSTPLITTLVGGFFIAYLLGMLAQRLKISPLVGYLTAGVLAGPFTPGFVADASLAPELAEIGVILLMFGVGLHFSLKDLLAVKSIAIPGAIAQILVATLLGVGLSAILGWELFSGIVFGLCLSTASTVVLLRALEERQLIDSQRGQIAIGWLIVEDLAMVLTLVLLPAAAGILGNKEANIGQLIMELAMTVGKVIAFILLMIVVGRRLIPWVLAKTASTGSRELFTLAVLVIALGIAYGAVALFDASFALGAFFAGMVLNESELSHRAAQDTLPLRDAFAVLFFVSVGMLFDPMVLIQQPLSILATLAIIIIGKSAAAMLLVKMFGHSRRTALTISVSLAQIGEFAFILAGLGVALGLLDGNARNLVLAGAIVSIMLNPVLFSLLDRYLEKTETIEEQLLEETLEEETQIPVDICGHTIVVGYGRVGSLLCQRLQEKEIPLVVIENTRAKFEELGEQGISAVMGNAASKDIMSLARLDCACSLLLTIPNGYEAGEIVACAREARPDINIIVRADYDDEVTYITERGASHVIIGEHEIAKTMATVFANSEQSYSIEPPPASPFSPSL; the protein is encoded by the coding sequence ATGGAGCACTCGACACCACTTATCACCACTCTCGTTGGCGGGTTCTTTATCGCTTATCTGCTTGGTATGCTGGCACAACGCCTGAAAATCTCACCGCTGGTTGGTTACCTTACTGCGGGAGTCCTCGCTGGTCCTTTCACTCCTGGTTTTGTCGCTGATGCATCACTGGCCCCCGAACTGGCAGAAATTGGTGTCATCTTATTGATGTTTGGTGTTGGACTGCATTTTTCACTTAAAGATCTGCTAGCCGTAAAATCCATTGCTATCCCCGGCGCTATTGCGCAAATACTGGTCGCGACACTACTCGGAGTAGGGCTATCAGCAATACTGGGTTGGGAATTATTTAGCGGCATCGTCTTTGGTCTCTGTCTATCAACCGCCAGTACCGTTGTTCTGTTACGAGCGCTAGAAGAGCGCCAACTCATCGATAGCCAACGAGGTCAAATAGCTATCGGCTGGCTGATTGTCGAAGATCTGGCGATGGTACTGACTCTGGTATTACTGCCCGCAGCTGCCGGTATTCTTGGTAATAAGGAAGCCAATATCGGGCAGCTAATTATGGAACTTGCCATGACAGTCGGCAAAGTTATCGCTTTTATCTTGCTGATGATTGTTGTTGGCCGCCGTCTAATCCCGTGGGTATTGGCAAAAACCGCGAGTACCGGCTCCAGGGAGCTATTTACCCTTGCCGTACTGGTTATCGCCTTGGGTATCGCTTACGGTGCCGTTGCTCTGTTTGATGCCTCATTCGCACTAGGGGCGTTCTTCGCCGGTATGGTATTAAACGAATCAGAACTAAGCCACCGTGCCGCCCAAGATACGCTGCCACTCAGAGATGCTTTCGCCGTATTGTTCTTCGTTTCTGTTGGTATGCTGTTCGACCCAATGGTCCTCATTCAACAACCACTATCGATACTGGCAACGTTGGCAATCATTATTATTGGTAAGTCCGCGGCTGCAATGTTACTCGTTAAGATGTTCGGCCACTCACGCCGGACCGCATTGACGATTTCAGTCAGTCTGGCACAAATCGGTGAATTTGCCTTTATTCTAGCCGGTCTTGGGGTTGCACTTGGCCTGCTTGATGGAAATGCCCGTAACCTTGTTCTGGCTGGCGCGATTGTTTCTATCATGCTAAACCCAGTTCTATTTAGTCTGTTAGATCGCTATCTGGAAAAAACAGAAACCATTGAGGAGCAGTTACTGGAAGAAACGTTGGAAGAAGAGACGCAGATTCCTGTCGATATCTGCGGCCACACTATTGTTGTCGGCTACGGGCGGGTCGGCAGCTTGCTATGCCAACGCTTGCAGGAAAAAGAGATCCCTCTGGTTGTTATTGAGAACACCCGAGCCAAATTTGAGGAACTCGGTGAACAAGGTATTAGTGCAGTCATGGGTAACGCTGCCAGCAAAGATATTATGTCACTGGCTCGCTTGGATTGCGCCTGCTCCCTCCTACTGACTATTCCTAATGGCTATGAAGCCGGTGAGATTGTCGCCTGTGCAAGAGAAGCACGCCCGGATATTAATATTATCGTCCGAGCCGACTATGACGATGAAGTTACCTATATCACAGAGCGTGGAGCTAGCCACGTCATTATTGGTGAGCATGAAATTGCTAAAACAATGGCAACTGTATTCGCCAACAGTGAGCAAAGCTATTCGATTGAACCCCCTCCAGCATCGCCTTTTTCACCATCACTTTGA
- a CDS encoding LysE family translocator: MNSYYDYIRIASMVSMVLIMPGPTNTLLVSSGYSHGFISTLRLILAEALGYITAISLWGLFLSTVSHVFVWSLVILKMCASTYIAYLAFKVWHFSLDKNVAKIHFITVLFATLLNPKAFVFATYIFPLTAFTLWSEYIPCMTVFVCALLPISLIWVGVGKILYVGKLGKGILKPDLFYRFASLVLCVFSVSMFYTSMKGVLYL; the protein is encoded by the coding sequence ATGAATAGTTACTACGATTATATAAGAATTGCCAGTATGGTGAGTATGGTCTTAATTATGCCGGGACCAACAAATACTCTTTTAGTATCATCTGGATATTCACATGGTTTTATTAGTACACTCAGGCTGATATTAGCTGAGGCATTGGGTTATATAACAGCAATTAGTTTGTGGGGGTTATTTTTATCTACAGTCTCTCATGTTTTCGTATGGTCACTGGTCATCTTAAAGATGTGTGCTTCGACATACATTGCTTATCTGGCTTTTAAAGTTTGGCATTTCTCATTAGACAAGAACGTAGCAAAAATCCATTTTATCACGGTATTATTTGCCACATTGCTGAATCCTAAGGCTTTTGTGTTTGCTACATATATATTTCCTCTTACTGCATTTACTTTGTGGTCAGAATACATTCCATGCATGACGGTTTTTGTTTGTGCACTATTACCCATTTCCCTGATTTGGGTGGGGGTTGGGAAAATACTATATGTAGGAAAGTTGGGAAAAGGAATTTTAAAACCCGATTTGTTTTATCGTTTTGCTTCTTTAGTGTTATGTGTTTTCTCTGTTTCAATGTTTTACACGTCAATGAAAGGTGTTTTATATCTTTGA
- a CDS encoding inosine/guanosine kinase, producing the protein MKFPGKRKSKHYFPVSLRDPLLQPIKEMMDGENNRAYIVGIDQTLVDIEAKVDEDFIQRYNLSQGHSLVIEDDVAETLYKELTDNNLISHEFAGGTIGNTLHNYSVLADDRSVLLGTMCSNIQIGSYAYRYLCNTSSRTDLNYLQGVNGAIGRCFTLVTENGERTFAISPGQMNQLKPESIPEKIIAEASALVLTAYLIRCKPGEPMPEATMKAIEYAKKHSVPVVLTLGTKYVIADDPQWWRDFLVENISVLAMNEDEAYELTGFSDPLLASDVALDWVDLVLCTAGPAGLYMAGYTEKDYMRQTTHPLLPGAIAEFNRYEFSRAMRKSDCQIPMKVYSHIEPYMGGPEKIMNTNGAGDGALSALLHDITANNHHRMNVPNSSKHMRTYLTYSSLAQVCKYANRVSYQVLSQHSPRLSRGLPEKEDSLEESYWER; encoded by the coding sequence ATGAAATTCCCTGGTAAACGTAAATCAAAACACTATTTTCCCGTCAGTCTGCGTGATCCTTTACTCCAGCCAATTAAAGAGATGATGGATGGTGAGAATAACCGAGCTTATATCGTTGGTATCGATCAGACATTAGTGGATATTGAGGCGAAAGTAGATGAAGATTTTATCCAGCGCTATAACCTCAGCCAGGGGCATTCATTAGTTATTGAAGATGATGTAGCTGAAACCCTGTATAAAGAACTTACTGATAATAATCTTATTAGCCACGAATTTGCTGGTGGCACTATTGGTAATACTTTACATAATTACTCAGTTCTTGCCGATGATCGTTCCGTCTTACTGGGCACTATGTGTAGTAATATTCAGATTGGCAGTTATGCTTACCGCTACTTATGTAACACGTCTAGCCGTACTGATCTGAACTATTTACAGGGAGTGAATGGGGCAATTGGTCGCTGTTTTACGTTAGTAACGGAAAATGGTGAGCGGACTTTTGCCATTAGTCCTGGGCAAATGAATCAACTTAAACCGGAAAGTATTCCTGAGAAGATTATTGCTGAAGCTTCTGCTTTGGTATTAACTGCTTACTTGATTCGTTGTAAACCGGGAGAACCAATGCCAGAAGCAACCATGAAAGCTATCGAATATGCGAAAAAGCATAGTGTACCTGTGGTTCTGACGCTAGGGACGAAATATGTTATTGCTGATGATCCACAATGGTGGCGTGATTTTCTGGTTGAGAATATTTCTGTTCTGGCAATGAATGAAGATGAAGCTTATGAGCTTACGGGTTTCAGTGATCCACTATTGGCTTCGGATGTGGCACTAGATTGGGTCGATTTAGTTTTGTGTACCGCAGGTCCGGCTGGATTATATATGGCAGGTTATACGGAAAAAGATTATATGCGTCAGACAACCCATCCATTGTTACCGGGTGCTATTGCTGAGTTTAACCGTTATGAGTTTAGCCGTGCTATGCGTAAATCTGATTGCCAAATTCCGATGAAAGTTTATTCCCATATTGAACCTTATATGGGGGGACCAGAAAAAATCATGAATACTAATGGGGCAGGTGATGGTGCTTTATCTGCTTTGCTGCATGATATAACGGCCAACAATCACCACAGAATGAATGTGCCTAATTCCAGTAAACATATGCGTACTTATCTAACATATTCATCGCTTGCTCAGGTATGTAAATATGCCAACAGAGTTAGCTATCAGGTATTGAGTCAGCATTCCCCACGATTAAGCCGTGGTTTACCCGAAAAAGAAGATAGTTTGGAAGAATCTTACTGGGAACGGTAA
- the wzz(fepE) gene encoding LPS O-antigen length regulator Wzz(fepE), which produces MSNKPIKGTNFSEEYFNYYNSKQDDEIDLFELFSVLFQSKLLIITVTILFAVIGFVAASLMPQKWSSSASIVKPQLEEIQPLKDILTKLEVLNLQPSVTSSSLYNNFLNNFNSRVLREEYLVNTEYFKNLVAESGDHSPLVKRKLIEKIVNDNISSSSKAEKDDENGETKLTFSAGTAEDAYNLLNGYIDYVSSVVHEQVKSELSDMVKQKLNYSEGLYSVDLNRVNNIQEANVERLKHALSIANSAGIKKPISSEGAMIKDDPDYSIALGADALQRKLQITEEIKDPTLIDADLRNRLFYIKELKALKVDKVNFQPFRYMQAPYEPTAKDSPKRLLILIGSAFLGLILAVVSVLIRHMVRSRQQAA; this is translated from the coding sequence ATGAGTAATAAACCGATTAAAGGCACTAATTTCAGTGAAGAATATTTTAATTATTACAATTCAAAACAAGATGATGAAATTGATTTGTTTGAGTTATTCTCTGTTTTATTTCAATCAAAGTTATTGATTATTACTGTTACCATCCTTTTTGCTGTTATTGGCTTTGTAGCAGCATCTTTGATGCCACAAAAGTGGAGCAGTTCGGCTTCTATTGTTAAGCCTCAACTTGAAGAAATACAACCACTTAAAGATATCCTGACTAAGTTAGAGGTTTTAAATCTACAACCATCAGTAACTTCATCATCACTGTATAATAATTTTTTAAATAATTTTAATTCACGGGTTTTGCGTGAAGAATATCTGGTTAATACAGAATATTTTAAAAATCTGGTGGCTGAATCAGGTGATCATTCACCACTTGTAAAAAGAAAACTTATTGAAAAGATTGTGAATGATAATATTTCATCTTCTTCAAAAGCGGAAAAAGATGATGAAAATGGTGAAACTAAATTGACTTTCAGTGCTGGAACCGCAGAAGATGCATATAATCTGTTAAATGGCTATATTGACTATGTGTCGTCTGTTGTCCATGAACAGGTGAAGAGTGAATTAAGTGATATGGTAAAACAAAAGCTTAATTACTCTGAAGGTTTGTATAGCGTTGATTTAAACCGTGTGAATAATATACAGGAAGCTAATGTTGAGCGATTGAAACATGCATTATCTATCGCTAATTCGGCAGGAATTAAAAAGCCTATTTCCAGTGAAGGGGCAATGATCAAAGACGATCCAGATTATTCCATTGCTTTGGGGGCTGATGCATTACAGCGTAAGTTGCAGATTACAGAGGAGATAAAAGATCCCACTTTGATTGATGCTGACTTACGTAACCGTTTGTTCTATATAAAAGAGCTGAAAGCACTTAAAGTAGATAAAGTTAACTTCCAACCATTTAGATATATGCAGGCTCCTTATGAGCCGACAGCGAAAGATTCACCGAAGCGTCTACTTATCTTAATAGGCAGTGCTTTCCTTGGGCTGATCTTGGCTGTGGTGTCTGTTCTAATTCGTCATATGGTACGTAGTCGTCAGCAAGCGGCTTAA
- the hemH gene encoding ferrochelatase, giving the protein MNNGKFGVLLVNLGTPDKPTTAAIRRYLAEFLSDKRVIDLSRFIWKPILYGFVLPFRSSRVAKLYQKIWTDEGSPLLVYGRRQQKLLAERLAGIPVELGMNYGSPSLEQAIDNLLKQNVEQLIVLPLYPQYSGSSSAAVFDGVSLVLQKYRTIPGMHFIRSYADHPAYISALKETIEQSFDKHGQPDRLLLSYHGIPQRFVDTGDIYAEQCKLTTRLLKQAINYPTEQVMMAYQSRFGREQWLTPYVDQTMKTLPNQGIKHIQVLCPGFSSDCLETLEEIKQLNKEMFLNAGGEKFEYIPALNDNASHILLLEELVNGFVRNRDE; this is encoded by the coding sequence ATGAACAACGGTAAATTTGGTGTTTTATTAGTTAATCTTGGCACTCCTGATAAACCGACAACTGCGGCTATAAGACGTTATTTAGCTGAGTTTCTTAGCGATAAAAGAGTCATAGATTTATCTCGATTTATCTGGAAGCCAATATTATATGGTTTTGTTTTGCCTTTCCGCTCTTCACGTGTAGCAAAGTTATACCAGAAAATTTGGACTGATGAAGGTTCTCCTCTGTTAGTATATGGCCGTCGGCAACAGAAATTACTGGCAGAAAGACTTGCTGGCATCCCTGTTGAACTGGGAATGAATTACGGTTCTCCATCTCTTGAACAAGCGATTGACAACTTACTTAAGCAGAATGTTGAGCAGCTGATTGTTTTACCACTTTATCCCCAATATTCTGGTTCCTCATCTGCGGCTGTATTTGATGGTGTCAGTCTGGTATTGCAAAAATACCGCACTATTCCTGGGATGCACTTTATTCGTAGTTATGCTGATCATCCGGCTTATATTTCTGCACTGAAAGAAACTATTGAGCAGAGTTTCGATAAGCATGGTCAACCAGACAGATTATTGCTTTCCTATCATGGCATTCCGCAGCGTTTTGTTGATACGGGTGATATTTATGCTGAGCAGTGTAAGTTAACAACACGATTGCTAAAGCAAGCAATTAATTATCCGACAGAGCAGGTAATGATGGCTTATCAATCACGTTTTGGCCGTGAGCAATGGCTGACACCATACGTAGATCAAACGATGAAAACGCTACCTAATCAGGGAATAAAACATATTCAGGTACTTTGCCCTGGTTTTTCGTCTGATTGTCTGGAAACGCTGGAAGAGATAAAACAGCTAAATAAAGAGATGTTTCTTAATGCTGGTGGGGAAAAATTTGAATATATTCCGGCGCTTAACGACAATGCTAGTCATATTTTACTACTTGAAGAGTTGGTCAACGGGTTTGTCAGAAATAGGGATGAATAG
- the adk gene encoding adenylate kinase, whose product MRIILLGAPGAGKGTQAQFIVEKYGIPQISTGDMLRSAVKAGTELGLKAKALMDHGKLVTDELVIALVKERIKQDDCRNGFLLDGFPRTIPQADAMKEAGINVDYVLEFDVPDELIIERIIGRRIHAPSGRVYHIKFNPPVVENKDDVTGEELTVRKDDHEDIVRKRLVEYHQQTAPLVSYYQKEAEADYTKYFGIDGTRKVSEISEELSKILD is encoded by the coding sequence ATGCGTATCATTCTGCTGGGCGCTCCGGGCGCCGGTAAAGGGACTCAGGCGCAATTTATCGTGGAGAAATATGGGATCCCTCAAATTTCTACTGGCGATATGTTGCGTTCTGCGGTTAAGGCTGGCACAGAATTGGGTTTAAAAGCAAAAGCGCTGATGGATCATGGTAAGCTGGTTACTGATGAACTGGTTATTGCTTTGGTCAAAGAGCGCATCAAACAAGATGACTGCCGCAATGGTTTCTTGTTGGATGGGTTCCCCCGTACTATTCCCCAAGCTGATGCGATGAAAGAAGCGGGCATTAATGTTGATTATGTTCTGGAATTCGATGTTCCCGATGAACTGATTATTGAACGTATCATTGGGCGCCGTATACATGCGCCATCCGGCCGTGTTTATCACATCAAATTTAATCCACCGGTAGTGGAAAACAAGGATGATGTTACAGGTGAAGAGCTGACAGTTCGTAAAGACGATCACGAAGATATCGTGCGTAAACGTTTAGTTGAATACCATCAGCAGACAGCACCTTTAGTATCCTACTATCAAAAAGAAGCAGAAGCAGATTATACCAAATATTTTGGAATTGATGGTACTCGTAAGGTATCTGAGATTAGTGAAGAATTATCTAAAATTTTGGATTAA